The Humulus lupulus chromosome 3, drHumLupu1.1, whole genome shotgun sequence genome window below encodes:
- the LOC133824295 gene encoding protein NRT1/ PTR FAMILY 8.3-like translates to MDISDDQSSLLLENPLLQNGVSDELRTGDGSVDAKGKRAVRQNTGNWRACCFIIGAECCEGLAFFGISSNLVTYFTKELHQANVDAAKTVSIWQGTTCLTPLIGAIVADAYLGKYWTIVVSSIIYFIGLCALTLSASITPALGPDKCEGPWCLSSANAFQSATFLCGLYLVALGTGGIKPCVSPFGGDQFDDTDPKERAKKRSFFNWFYFTICIGVFISMTFLAWIQNNVGWSLGFGIPALFMGIAITCFLFGTPFYRFQKPRGSPITRMCQVLVASCRKWNLEVPKDTTALFYETQENNSGMEGGCNKLEHTNSLRFLDKAAVMSDSEIGNSGNSLNLWRLCSVNQVEELKTLICLLPILATGIVYTVDVAQISTMMLEQGMTMDSTIGSLTIPPAALSACGIVVILLVVPMYDRVLVPIVRRFTGNEKGFTELQRIGIGLFISVLSMSAAAVLEMYRLYLSEELGLANKKVSVPLSILWQIPQYVLVGTAQVFTSIGQIEFFYEESPSTMRSLCSALILLTLSLGYYLSSFILTMVTYFSTRGGKVGWLPDNLNEGHLDYFFWFLAALSFLNWLVYMVFAMKFKHKKCAY, encoded by the exons atggATATTTCGGATGATCAAAGCTCACTACTCTTGGAAAATCCTCTTCTTCAA AATGGAGTCAGTGATGAGCTTCGCACTGGTGATGGCTCAGTTGACGCCAAGGGGAAGCGAGCAGTGAGGCAGAATACTGGAAATTGGAGAGCATGCTGCTTCATTATAG GTGCTGAATGTTGTGAAGGCTTGGCCTTCTTTGGTATTTCCAGTAATCTTGTTACTTATTTTACTAAAGAACTCCACCAAGCAAATGTGGATGCTGCGAAAACTGTTTCGATTTGGCAAGGCACTACATGCCTCACACCACTTATTGGAGCCATTGTTGCAGACGCTTACTTGGGAAAATATTGGACCATTGTTGTTTCCTCCATCATCTACTTCATA GGATTGTGTGCCTTGACTCTCTCAGCATCAATTACTCCAGCATTGGGGCCTGATAAATGCGAGGGCCCTTGGTGTCTATCATCAGCCAATGCTTTTCAATCTGCTACATTTCTATGTGGACTTTATCTGGTTGCTTTAGGGACTGGTGGTATCAAACCATGTGTTTCACCATTTGGTGGGGATCAGTTTGACGATACTGATCCAAAGGAGAGAGCAAAGAAGAGATCTTTCTTCAACTGGTTTTACTTTACAATTTGCATTGGCGTTTTCATATCAATGACTTTTCTTGCGTGGATTCAAAATAATGTTGGGTGGAGTCTAGGATTTGGTATTCCTGCATTGTTCATGGGCATTGCCATTACTTGTTTCCTTTTTGGAACACCCTTTTATAGATTTCAGAAACCAAGGGGAAGTCCCATAACAAGAATGTGCCAAGTTTTGGTTGCCTCGTGCAGGAAGTGGAATCTTGAGGTGCCTAAAGACACCACTGCTCTTTTTTATGAGACACAAGAAAACAATTCTGGCATGGAAGGAGGCTGCAATAAACTTGAACATACTAATTCACTGAG GTTTCTCGATAAGGCAGCTGTGATGTCTGACAGTGAGATTGGAAATAGTGGGAACTCGTTAAATCTGTGGAGACTTTGTAGTGTAAATCAGGTTGAAGAACTGAAGACTTTGATCTGTTTGTTACCAATCTTGGCTACTGGAATAGTCTACACTGTTGATGTTGCTCAAATTTCTACAATGATGCTGGAACAAGGCATGACGATGGACTCAACTATTGGTTCTTTAACCATTCCTCCAGCCGCTCTCTCAGCATGCGGCATAGTTGTTATTCTTTTGGTTGTTCCCATGTATGACAGGGTACTTGTCCCTATTGTTAGAAGATTTACAGGCAACGAAAAAGGCTTCACTGAGTTGCAACGAATTGGCATTGGCCTCTTCATTTCGGTTCTAAGCATGTCAGCAGCTGCAGTTTTAGAAATGTATAGACTTTATCTTTCCGAAGAACTTGGTTTAGCTAACAAAAAAGTCAGTGTACCACTCAGTATATTATGGCAAATACCTCAGTATGTTTTGGTGGGAACGGCGCAAGTATTCACTTCCATTGGACAGATAGAGTTCTTCTATGAAGAGTCGCCAAGTACTATGAGGAGTTTATGCAGTGCATTAATACTTCTTACCCTTTCATTGGGATACTATTTGAGCTCTTTTATTCTTACAATGGTAACTTATTTCTCAACAAGGGGTGGCAAAGTTGGATGGCTTCCAGACAATCTGAATGAAGGTCATCTTGATTATTTCTTCTGGTTTTTGGCAGCTCTTAGCTTCTTGAATTGGTTGGTTTACATGGTCTTTGCCATGAAGTTCAAACACAAGAAGTGTGCTTATTAA